The following are from one region of the Salvia hispanica cultivar TCC Black 2014 chromosome 1, UniMelb_Shisp_WGS_1.0, whole genome shotgun sequence genome:
- the LOC125185520 gene encoding agamous-like MADS-box protein AGL80, with amino-acid sequence MTRKKVTLAYITNDSERKASYKKRKKGLIKKVSELSTLCGVPACVIIYSQYDPVPVVWPSPLDAQSILARFRKLSVMDQSRKMVNQESFTRQRIKKTTEQLRRLQKDNTCRELEAFMFRCILGQASLDDLQIHDVSEMNFVISQTLRDIKARMEAMAAEHQRNLAAPPPLPPLLPQLPMLAMPPPPPPPAVEEAPPRMEEDGMESFPWNLVQSPGGGGGMEGSGLGWDPGMVLPYPYFFDQSGSSQSGQNRNPDPNPNPNRNPNPNPNPFNP; translated from the coding sequence ATGACTAGAAAGAAGGTAACTCTTGCCTATATTACGAATGATTCGGAGAGAAAAGCTTCATACAAGAAGCGAAAGAAGGGTCTTATTAAGAAGGTGAGCGAGCTGAGCACCCTCTGTGGTGTGCCAGCCTGCGTCATCATCTACAGCCAGTACGACCCCGTGCCGGTTGTATGGCCGTCGCCTCTTGATGCGCAGTCCATCCTGGCCCGCTTCCGCAAGCTCTCCGTCATGGACCAGAGCCGGAAGATGGTCAACCAGGAGAGCTTCACGCGGCAACGGATCAAGAAGACGACGGAGCAGCTCCGCCGCCTCCAGAAGGACAACACCTGCCGCGAGCTTGAGGCCTTTATGTTCCGATGCATCCTCGGCCAAGCCTCCTTAGACGACCTCCAGATCCATGACGTCTCGGAGATGAACTTTGTCATCAGCCAGACGCTCCGGGATATCAAAGCCAGGATGGAGGCGATGGCGGCGGAGCACCAGCGCAATCTGGCTGCGCCTCCGCCGCTGCCTCCACTCCTGCCGCAGCTGCCTATGCTGGCGatgcctcctcctcctcctcctcctgcGGTGGAAGAGGCTCCACCGCGGATGGAGGAGGATGGCATGGAGAGCTTCCCCTGGAATCTGGTCCAGAGCccgggaggaggaggagggatGGAAGGGAGCGGGCTCGGGTGGGATCCCGGGATGGTGCTGCCGTATCCTTACTTTTTCGACCAGTCTGGCTCTTCTCAGTCTGGCCAGAATCGGAATCCGGATCCGAATCCTAACCCTAATCGTAATCCTAATCCTAATCCTAATCCTTTCAACCCGTGA